Proteins found in one Serratia plymuthica genomic segment:
- the kbl gene encoding glycine C-acetyltransferase yields MSASFYQQLEQQLATARSEGLFKEERIITTAQQADIAVADGRHVINFCANNYLGLANHPAMIAAAKAGMDSHGFGMASVRFICGTQDSHKQLERKLADFLGMEDAILYSSCFDANGGLFETLLGPEDAIISDTLNHASIIDGVRLCKAKRYRYANNDMNELAAQLKQAKADGARHIMIATDGVFSMDGVIANLKGVCDLADQYQALVMVDDSHAVGFVGANGRGTHEYCDVMGRVDIITGTLGKALGGASGGYTAAKKEVVEWLRQRSRPYLFSNSLAPAIVAASIKVLELLEQGDALRDRLWANASLFREKMTAAGFELAGADHAIIPVMLGEAKLAQEFANALLKEGIYVTGFFYPVVPKGQARIRTQMSADHTPEQIERAVAAFIRIGKDLGVIA; encoded by the coding sequence ATGTCCGCGTCTTTTTATCAGCAGTTGGAACAACAGCTTGCAACCGCCCGTAGCGAAGGGTTGTTCAAGGAAGAGCGCATTATCACCACCGCTCAGCAGGCTGATATCGCCGTTGCCGACGGCCGCCATGTGATCAATTTCTGCGCCAACAACTACCTTGGCCTGGCCAACCATCCGGCGATGATCGCGGCGGCCAAGGCCGGTATGGACAGCCACGGTTTCGGCATGGCGTCGGTGCGCTTTATTTGCGGCACCCAGGACAGCCATAAGCAGCTGGAGCGGAAATTGGCCGATTTTCTCGGTATGGAAGACGCCATCCTGTATTCCTCTTGCTTCGATGCCAACGGCGGGTTGTTCGAAACGCTGCTTGGGCCGGAAGACGCGATTATCTCCGACACGTTGAACCACGCGTCGATCATCGATGGCGTACGTTTGTGCAAGGCGAAGCGTTACCGCTATGCCAATAACGACATGAACGAGCTGGCCGCACAGCTGAAACAGGCCAAGGCCGATGGCGCGCGCCACATCATGATTGCTACCGACGGCGTGTTCTCCATGGACGGCGTGATCGCCAACCTGAAAGGGGTATGCGACCTGGCGGACCAGTATCAGGCGCTGGTGATGGTGGATGATTCTCATGCGGTAGGTTTCGTTGGCGCCAATGGGCGTGGCACCCATGAGTATTGTGACGTGATGGGCCGCGTCGACATCATTACCGGCACCCTGGGCAAAGCGCTGGGCGGCGCTTCCGGCGGTTATACTGCGGCGAAAAAAGAGGTGGTGGAGTGGTTGCGCCAGCGTTCGCGGCCTTATCTGTTCTCCAACTCGCTGGCGCCGGCGATTGTCGCCGCTTCGATCAAAGTGCTGGAACTGCTGGAGCAGGGCGATGCGCTGCGCGATCGTCTGTGGGCCAATGCGAGCCTGTTCCGTGAAAAAATGACCGCGGCGGGCTTTGAGCTGGCCGGGGCCGATCACGCCATCATCCCGGTGATGTTGGGTGAAGCAAAGCTGGCGCAGGAGTTCGCCAACGCGTTGCTCAAGGAAGGCATTTATGTGACCGGTTTCTTCTATCCGGTGGTGCCGAAAGGCCAGGCACGCATCCGTACCCAGATGTCTGCTGACCACACCCCGGAGCAAATTGAACGTGCGGTCGCGGCGTTCATTCGTATCGGTAAGGATCTTGGCGTTATTGCATAA
- the rfaD gene encoding ADP-glyceromanno-heptose 6-epimerase, protein MIIVTGGAGMIGSNIIKALNDTGYRDILVVDNLKDGTKFANLVDLDIADYIDKEDFIANIVAGDDLGEIDAVFHEGACSSTTEWDGKYMMDNNYQYSKDLLHYCLDREIPFLYASSAATYGGREEFIEERQFEEPLNVYGYSKFLFDQYVREILPEADSQICGFRYFNVYGPRESHKGSMASVAFHLNSQINRGENPKLFDGSQDFKRDFIYVGDVAAVNLWFWKSGVSGIFNCGTGRAETFQAVANAVVDFHQKGAVENIPFPEKLKGRYQAFTQADLTKLRAAGYDAPFKTVAEGVKEYMAWLNRTA, encoded by the coding sequence ATGATTATCGTTACTGGTGGCGCCGGCATGATCGGCAGCAATATCATTAAGGCGCTGAATGACACAGGGTATCGCGATATCCTGGTGGTAGATAACCTGAAAGACGGCACCAAATTTGCCAACCTGGTCGATCTGGATATCGCCGACTATATCGATAAAGAAGATTTTATCGCCAACATCGTGGCCGGCGACGATCTGGGTGAAATCGACGCGGTGTTCCATGAAGGTGCCTGTTCCTCCACCACCGAGTGGGATGGCAAGTACATGATGGACAACAACTATCAGTACTCCAAAGACCTGCTGCATTATTGTCTGGATCGCGAAATCCCGTTCCTGTACGCCTCATCGGCAGCCACCTACGGCGGCCGTGAAGAATTTATCGAAGAGCGCCAGTTTGAAGAGCCGCTGAATGTGTACGGTTACTCCAAATTCCTGTTCGATCAGTACGTGCGTGAAATTCTGCCTGAGGCGGATTCACAGATCTGCGGCTTCCGTTACTTCAACGTTTATGGCCCACGCGAAAGCCACAAAGGCAGCATGGCCAGCGTTGCATTCCACCTGAATAGCCAGATCAACCGCGGAGAGAACCCGAAACTGTTCGACGGCAGCCAGGACTTCAAGCGTGACTTTATCTACGTCGGCGACGTGGCGGCGGTAAACCTGTGGTTCTGGAAAAGCGGCGTGTCCGGCATCTTCAACTGCGGCACCGGCCGTGCAGAAACCTTCCAGGCGGTAGCCAACGCAGTCGTCGATTTCCACCAGAAAGGCGCGGTGGAAAATATCCCGTTCCCGGAAAAACTCAAAGGCCGCTACCAGGCGTTTACCCAAGCCGACCTGACCAAGCTGCGCGCTGCCGGCTATGACGCGCCGTTCAAAACGGTCGCCGAAGGCGTGAAAGAGTACATGGCCTGGTTGAACCGCACCGCTTAA